In Anticarsia gemmatalis isolate Benzon Research Colony breed Stoneville strain chromosome 4, ilAntGemm2 primary, whole genome shotgun sequence, one DNA window encodes the following:
- the LOC142972675 gene encoding intraflagellar transport protein 81 homolog, which produces MTEQMKYIVKELNTSLGRNYDLIKFDALNEKQLLQLLVDLLVNFNAGEKLDVNEDESETVSLRLLEMLGSVKYRPPAGVEPTRFRAQLLAGDARTIHHVLHWLLTNKEQVKNTAYLAKYLKLPDIPPEVARNNTIQDLLDLYQNLIDEFKDVHKRTRLLQKENASEIINDIKEMAVERDIVIKRLENVQVNLVDISDKEELLNISRALRVQQEKAKELENQYDAQQSQLKMASDQLKRYLNVIHGQSATPKTVNDVMKRLQEEIQLNSYLVKEKLPQETGHLQRELNIMQSIAAEQHPTRSDLVTVQDKIAVVNSEMEQLVQRKLATAGPQEDKLAPFRQQATVIRRNKEASATRVHELAATLKDHEATLADLQSQVKQLLGDTVLRGEELKKYVNSLRTKSTVYKRQRANLSTFKVEAGILARTIHIISAADPTVEMALVNHKKLKIEDEENTEKDKAADLAKKSLHDLSQLVAQTAQRLSQVRQEIQPLADSIKPVKEEFQAIQQQYEQKKRVYEATSINITSQMEPLKNQVKELNDRLNSKEDEWKNLRQKITKAESLQEVVMFEMKNSMQSPRKPSKMEALKQKVFDMEQIVKRLEEEQQAISSRQGAVEEQTRLWENTLQLLRCKMRARTEPAARQGRMHITQHSQMLTLT; this is translated from the exons ATGACGGAGCAAATGAAATATATTGTCAAAGAACTAAATACGAGTCTAGGGAGAAACTACGATCTGATAAAATTCGACGCTTTGAACGAGAAGCAACTTTTGCAGCTGCTTGTTGATTTGCTCGTGAATTTTAATGCTGGAGAGAAG TTGGATGTTAACGAAGATGAGTCTGAGACGGTGTCGCTTCGTTTGCTGGAGATGCTGGGTAGTGTTAAGTATCGCCCCCCGGCGGGGGTGGAGCCCACACGGTTCAGGGCGCAGTTGCTTGCAGGCGACGCGAGAACTATACACCACGTCTTGCACTGGCTTTTAACTAACAAGGAGCAAGTTAAGAACACTGCATATCTAGctaa GTATTTGAAATTGCCTGACATACCCCCCGAAGTAGCCCGTAATAACACTATTCAAGATTTGTTGGATCTTTACCAAAACTTGATAGACGAATTTAAAGACGTTCACAAACGAACTAGACTGCTGCAAAAGGAGAACGCGTCCGAAATAATAAACGACATCAAGGAAATGGCGGTCGAGAGAGATATCG TGATAAAAAGATTGGAAAACGTGCAAGTTAATTTAGTGGATATAAGTGACAAAGAAGAGCTTTTGAATATTAGCCGAGCTCTGAGAGTTCAACAAGAAAAGGCTAAAGAACTGGAAAATCAG TACGACGCGCAGCAGTCTCAATTAAAAATGGCGTCTGATcaattaaaaagatatttgaATGTGATTCACGGGCAGAGTGCGACCCCTAAGACGGTTAATGACGTTATGAAACGATTACAAGAAGAAATTCAG ttAAACAGCTACCTCGTAAAAGAGAAATTGCCACAAGAGACTGGCCATCTCCAAAGGGAGTTGAATATCATGCAGTCTATTGCAGCAGAGCAACACCCGACACGCTCCGACCTAGTCACTGTACAGGACAAG atagcAGTAGTAAATAGCGAGATGGAACAGTTGGTTCAACGCAAGCTTGCTACGGCGGGGCCTCAGGAGGACAAACTGGCGCCGTTTCGGCAACAAGCTACGGTGATCCGTCGTAATAAGGAGGCCAGTGCTACGCGCGTTCACGAGCTCGCTGCTACGCTGAAGGATCATGAAGCTACGTTAGCTGATTTACAGTCACAG GTCAAACAGCTCCTCGGTGATACCGTCCTAAGAGGAGAGGAATTAAAGAAATACGTTAATTCTTTGCGCACAAAGAGCACTGTGTACAAAAGGCAAAGAGCCAATCTCTCAACGTTTAAG gtCGAGGCGGGCATTTTGGCAAGGACCATACATATCATTAGTGCGGCAGACCCTACTGTTGAAATGGCACTGGTAAACCATAAAAAACTGAAGATCGAAGATGAGGAAAATACGGAAAAAGACAAGGCAGCAGATTTAGCCAAAAAGTCTCTTCATGACTTATCGCAG TTGGTCGCGCAGACAGCTCAAAGGCTATCTCAAGTCCGGCAAGAAATTCAGCCCCTCGCTGACAGTATCAAACCAGTGAAGGAAGAGTTTCAAGCAATACAACAACAGTATGAACAGAAGAAAAGAGTTTACGAGGCTACATCAATCAACATAACGTCTCAAATGGAGCCACTCAAGAATCAAGTGAAAGAGTTGAATGACCGCTTGAATAGTAAAGAGGACGAATGGAAAAATTTacgacaaaaaataacaaaggcCGAAAGTTTGCAAGAAGTCgtaatgtttgaaatgaaaaattcaATGCAGTCGCCGAGGAAGCCTTCCAAGATGGaggctttaaaacaaaaagtttttgacATGGAACAAATTGTTAAACGTTTAGAAGAG GAACAACAAGCCATAAGTTCTCGTCAAGGAGCGGTAGAGGAACAGACACGTTTATGGGAGAACACTCTTCAGTTGCTTCGATGCAAGATGCGCGCCCGCACCGAACCGGCCGCGAGACAGGGACGCATGCACATCACACAACACTCACAAATGCTCACACTTacttaa